The Lonchura striata isolate bLonStr1 chromosome 6, bLonStr1.mat, whole genome shotgun sequence nucleotide sequence GTTGGAGTCCCCGTGAGCAGGATGTGGTGTACCGTGTGCTCATACCCATGACTCCTCCTCGAGGCCACAGCTTCCACCTGGAGCTGGACGGCGCAGGGCAGAGGCACGTCAGGAACTTCCGTGTCCGCGTGCAGCTGGAGTGCACCTGCacggggcagcagcagggtgagAACATGCTGTGCTTCCTGCACCACCCCGAGGAGGAGTTGAGGAGGAATCAGGATCCCAGCCTCCTAGACACCCTGTGCACCGACTCCTACCTGGACGTGCACAAAACTGCCCGCTGGTTCCGGCAACTGGTGAAAGCAATCTGGCCAGCTTTGCCTCAGTCGCACAACTGGCATTTAACGCTGCTGCCCTCCACACGCTCCTGCCAATTCAAGGTGACCAATGGCGGAGAAAGCATCAGGATTGAGATGCTCTTCGGGGTGCGCAGATGTGACTCTGACATATTTGTGAGCAGCCAGCCTAGGGAAGCACACACCCCAAGCACTTTTTGGCCTGAGACTTACGCTGTGGCAGAGGTGAAGTTCTTCAAGCACATTGCCAGGCAGGCCCCCCCCGACAGTTTGCACCTGAGATgtctgcagctcttctgccGTCTTctgctgggcacaggcttttCCACCTACACCCTGAAGACCATCGTCATGCAGCTCCTGAACAGTCTCCCCGTGTCACAATGGCGCAGGAGGTATTTCTTGCAGCGCCTGCTAGATATCAGTGTGAACCTGCGCTGCTCTCTGGAGAAGAAATGCCTTAACCACTTTATTATAGGCAACAAGAGATTGCCTCAGGAGATTAGCTTGCCCCTGGACATTACAGCAGCTGAGCCACCCAATCTCTTCCATCAGCTGGCACAGTATCCAGCTGCCCACTCTCAGGCGATGAGCGAGTACCAGGATCTTCGGCGTCGGCTCGCAAGTGTGCTGCGCAATGGCTGCTGAAAGAGGTGATCAtgcacacagctgtgctgctgggcctcACAGTCCATAGCAGAAAACCACCTCACAGCGCTGAGAAAAAGAGAGGGGAATGTGGGATACAGAAAGGGAAGATAAAAAgcttctctgcagcagcactctgccatcagcagcagcaacagtgttgttatgaacaaaaaaataaaatttaaacttttgtgCAATGTTGTTAACAATGTATGTATAAAAAGGGTTGTTGTTAATACAAATAGTTATAATTGGAAATGTAGTTAGCAGGGTGTGGTGCAGACTTGGATATTGTGGATACAAAGTAAGGGGATTAGCTGTATTAGAGCTCAATACTGTTGTGTATACCTAAAAGGGGACTGGAACCAGGGAGGAAATGCCAATctttggtggggggggggggggtgggcaGAGAACTTCTAGAAGTATAACATCGTAGAACACAGCCACAGCTTGGATTAAGACTGGAGGAGAGACCAACCAATAAGAAGGAAGAATCTCAAAATGATTGGCCAAGACTGCACCAATTTATGGGCCAGTCAGCAACAGAAAAAGAGACCTATCACAGCACGGATCCTGAGCGCCCCAATCAGGAGAGAAGACAGAGACTTTAAAAGGCCTGGGGTGTGTGACACCCGGGTCTTTCCTTGGAGCTGGTATCCTTGGAAACGCTCCTAGGTATACAACTACTAAGTTGTTGAAACAGTCTCGGGACTAGCCAGAGGCTTTG carries:
- the LOC144246451 gene encoding inositol 1,4,5-trisphosphate receptor-interacting protein-like 1, with product MELRAKHLEQKRIQLEQEVEQLTLKQSGGAWGDLLRFAMQPRQVWVVAGLFVLLLGIYFFWRNRSNEAENSREEDEENHISDNDLTWLLDERIQWPVQDLETDCERIIDLMDNYTIYFGHVLSDSFYPVLHRAIGVGSAFEGWSPREQDVVYRVLIPMTPPRGHSFHLELDGAGQRHVRNFRVRVQLECTCTGQQQGENMLCFLHHPEEELRRNQDPSLLDTLCTDSYLDVHKTARWFRQLVKAIWPALPQSHNWHLTLLPSTRSCQFKVTNGGESIRIEMLFGVRRCDSDIFVSSQPREAHTPSTFWPETYAVAEVKFFKHIARQAPPDSLHLRCLQLFCRLLLGTGFSTYTLKTIVMQLLNSLPVSQWRRRYFLQRLLDISVNLRCSLEKKCLNHFIIGNKRLPQEISLPLDITAAEPPNLFHQLAQYPAAHSQAMSEYQDLRRRLASVLRNGC